actaCGTTGATTAAAAGAAAAGGAGAACACAAAATTAAtaaaaacactattttggtaaatagttttcaagaaaCACCAAAATGGTAAATAGTTTTTCCATCAATACTAGTTTGCGAAAAAACTCTTCAATCATTGGAAGGTGTAAaaaattagccgttcaaaaaaaaaaaaaaaaaaaaaaaagaaaaactggtcatcatctttttttttttgaacatacATTTTTTTCAATTAACgcaatataatttttttataatcaatctgttaatgttttattttttttaatcatacTTTACTTTTATCAAGCCAATATGTTTTTATCTTCCATCAACATATATTCTGCAAGTTGGCAAACATATAGTTtttttataattaacctattaatattttattttttatcatgtttttttttatcaAGCCAGTATGTTTGTGTCTTCAATTAACATATACTCTGAAAGTTGGCAAAAAAATTAAGCACGGTGTGTTTAGAGTTTCTTTATATAATTAACGAGAAGAAGTTAGAAGAGAAAAAACAAATTTTCTATCAAACGAAGTCAATTAAATTGGTGAGTTGGCTACTCCACTATATattaatacaaaaaaaataatatcaaGAAATTACTTATGAACATAAGATGGGTGGATACGATTGCTCGTCCAGAAAGGGCATGAAATGAGATATACCATCATGCTAATATAGTTTAAAGCTTTGGTTAATCCATCTATGATAAATAGTTTTCAATAAGTTTTTATatgttgatttaaaaaaaaagtaattagaaaataaataaaaaaaagtattgAGTTGATTGGAAGATATGgtataataaaagaaataaagTGTAAACAATGGATTGATTGAATggaaaaaataattaaaagtttactaCGTTGATTAAAAGAAAAGGAGAACACAAAATTAAtaaaaacactattttggtaaatagttttcaagaaaCACCAAAATGGTAAATAGTTTTTCCATCAATACTAGTTTGCGAAAAAACTCTTAAATCATTGGGAGGTGTCAaaaattagccgttcaaaaaaaaaaaaaaaaaaaaaaaaaactggtcatcatctttttttttttttaatttttttagcacttttgagtttattattattattattattttttttgagttttaagtttttaaccggtttttaaaCCTAGAATGTGCGATTAGACATTACACCAACAATTTAAAGGAATGTGCACAATACATTGCCTATTTCAAACTGATTAGAATTTGAGTTATAAATTCCACTTCAGATAAAGTAAGTTGTTTTGTGATTTTCATaattttttcttcattttttagCTCTGTGaattgttttaaacatatatgttTGGTGTTACAAAAACATGGAAACAACATAAAAAGTTTGTGTTAAATGAAACCATAAGATTTCTTAGAAGAGAATGGTTTACTTTCGGTCAAAGGAACCTTTGTATTTGTAGCAAACAGATTTACAACAGCGATTTCACAGTTCAtgaaagccaaaaaaaaaaaaaaaaagaaaaaaacaggAAAATACAAAAAACTGTATGTAATGTAAGAAAAAAATCGTAAAAATCAAGGAATGTTATTCTTCAATACTTTCGGTTCTCGcttttcttcttcatttcaaCAGCAGTTACCTGCCTACTACCGCGCTGCGTCGGCTGATGGTGGTTACCGACATTTGTTGTTTTGCGTGAAGGTGATGGCAAAAGTCTTGGAATCATTGACCTGCTGTTGTAACTAGTCAAACCATTGGTTGTATATGATGTGTGATTAAATTTATTCATTacacagtggcggatctagaaaatctgccaagccgtaacgttttagaaataagcagtaacgaaatcgaaaaaacgtcaattttttccaaaatttacactaattttacactaccgccggatcgccaagccgtagcggaggtTGCCCCTAGTTACACTGTATGTCCGCCACTGTCATTACATATGCCTAAATGTTATGCCAATTGGCAAGTTAACATCATATGATGTTAACTTGTGATGGACCCCAAATGTATATTTTAATGCATAAAAATCTTATGTTATTTTATTATAAAGCAAGACTAGTTCGAAATAATATAATTTGTACAATCATATTTAACAcaataattatttataaaaatgtaaaactttGGACAATAAGTGTTTTGCCTAAGTGTATATTTAACCTACCCGGCCCGTCCATTTTTAACTATACATTAGTGGTTAAATAACTTAGATTAGAGATGTGTGGGTTGCACGGGTTTGGGTAACAGGTCAAAAGTCAAATAAGGTATTAGTACGTATCATAAAAAGGCTTGGATGTGTTCCGAAACACTTTTGTTgttatttttatctttattttgtcaATAAATCACTGCATAAATAATCATCAAACAACAATACTATTATGAAACGAACCGAGATCTTTGAATAAACCAATTTAGAAGGTTGTGCGCAATTACGCCTAAAAAGACTAGCCCATTTAACCCATTCGCCTATTAGCTAATTTTTTTATTCGACTTATATTTCCATTTAGTCCGTTTGAGATAAAACAAAATCCAAATCGACCATTCATAGGTAAATCAAATCACAAGGACAAGGTTACCGGTTATACCTGAAATCCGGGCTCTTTGTTGCCTTCCCATTTGATTTATTATTAAATCTTGACATTGTTGGAAGTTTAGAATGATTAAATTGCCAATGCAGATCAGGCTCAGACGAGTCACTAGTTGCAGCATCAAGTTCATCCACTCCATCAGTATTCACCATCTCAAACCCATTTCCATTTTCGAATACGGTATAAGATTGTTCCGATGAAGAATCCGGAACATCTTTTTGGTAAAATGGATCAGAAATTGCAGCGTTTTCTGCTTCCCAACATCGGGCTGCATCTTGTTTGTTTACCATGACTTTATCAACCCAGTCACCCGAGCATGCGTCTCTATCATCTTCTAGATATGCCTCGCCTGGACTGCTTATCGGAGGCCATGGTGGTGAATTTGCTAATAGTTCATCTAAATCAAAGCTTTGTGTCTTCTGCCTTGATCTCGATTTTTTGCCAACCTGAAAAAACAGATAACGGGTCAAAAGGGTTCAGGTTGGAACGTGTCATCTTAACTATGGTTTGAAACAGGTTTGGTCGATGCACAAACACGTGTTTATACAgttttaaataaacaatgcattaataataaataaaaacactCGTTACTAAATAATCAAGATCTTTGAATGAAGCAATTTAGGAGGTTTTATGTATTGAAAATAGACTTTAACGACTTTCATCTAATTCGATATTTGACCTTTCCTCTTTTAGCAAATATTTCTTTTGACTCGTTTGAGATAAAACACAACCCAAAGACCCATTCATAATGGATGCACTAATTGTAACATATTTGCAACCTTTGACATGCAGACATTTTTTTGGTTCATTTCTTAAAATATTTGTTGATAATTAATGAATAAAAACAATAACAAGATTGTAACAATAACAGTCTAAATCTTTGAATAACAACTTTAGGAGGTCGTATGTATTAAAATAGACTTTGGGCGACTTTCACCTGTTCGACCCATTAAACTTATTCCCTTTTAACTTAACCTTTTTAGTTGAAACGTTTGAGATATAAACACAACCAAATCAACCCATGCATAACCAAACGGTAGAAATCACCATTGGCGAAGCTTGGGGGGTCGATTTTTCCCAATTCCAGgggggggggcgaaaacgtatatacctaaaaatttctatacgaaggTACTGTTCATAACACTACGCGTCGAAAAGTTCGGGAGGCgggcgccccctcccgccccaaGGAAGCTGCGCCCATGGAAATCACCATCTCTACGGTGTAGTATTATCTACAACTAGAGTTCCTATGCCATTGCGGTTGATTTAACCAATCAAAACTTAAAATTACCTCCGTGTTTCCTACATCCGCCCTTGGTTTCCTACTACTCTTCGGCTCCGGAAATGAATCTACCCTTTGCAAGTTAGGAGGGGAACGAGACGATAGTTTGCCATACGGACTCCCCGATACTTTCTGTTGCATGTCTTCTTGATCCCCTTCCTTCTTCGCAAGAGCCGCCTTTAGACTGGCAATCTAATACAAGAAGTAATATTTTCAGTTTAAACAAtttcttaaaaccaaaacaaagatatacaaatacaagacccaatggcggacccaggaattatttgctgggggtgcggatgaggcgtttaaccatattttcaaggggtgcggtcaggttttttgcctaaaatatacactaattttttttaaaggggTGCGACCGCCCACCCACGACTGTGGGTAGGTCCGCCACTGACAAGACCACATAAAAAAACCTGCTCTTTGAGGTCTTTCACATCCGAACTATCTTTATGTACTTGTGCAGCACCAAGTTCAACAGTCGCCACCCGCTCAGCAAATTTAAGCGTACTTAGTGTTTCTCCAACAGCATTAAGTTCCGGGCTTATGTGAACAAACATCAGTGTCTTCGCTTGCCCTCCTAATAAATAATAATACACccacaacaaaaaaaaattaaagttacGTTTGGAAGAAAACTAGAACAACGATAAAAAAGGTTGACGGTTTATAATATTTGTCATTTTACCAAGTGAATCTTGAAGTAATTGTGTGAGTTTGCTGTTTCGGTAAGGCACATGTGAATTCTTTTGAGCAAGAGAAGAAATCACATCCCCTAATGCTGACAAGGATTTATTAATATGTTGTGCCTCTTTTAATCTGTCACCGGCTACTTCAGATTTGTCCACGCGCTCACTACCCGCTAGATCAACTAAATGCATACAACCGCGAACTACAGCTCCGGATGTTAGGTCTCTCCCTTGGACATGTACAGTTAAGCAACTGAAATTAAGTGaattttaaatattaaatcaACAAAAGTATAATAATCTATACTGTTCAAATGAAATTCTAGATTGTGATTATGAGACCTGTGTGAGCGGCTACTACGGTCATTGAGAGCAGTTGCACCAACCGCACGGTTTCTATGGCCCAGGTTCATCAGATCAATAACATCATACATTGATGCCACCTGGACCAGGGTAGCATCTGGGACGTTGAATCCGTTTTGTGAATTGTTACGAATTTCTAATGTGATATCCAATTAAGGATATCCAATTGCTATTCAGAATGGGGTAGCGACgcaacttgttgctcgtctacctgccattagtctgtaatcgtctctgtttttataatattaataaaaaatttatgttaaaaaaaaCTGATTTCATtctcgaaaaaaaaaattaaggaaTCCAACAAGGATAGTTTTTGGTGTAAACTTAATGTTCAAATTTAGATGTTAGAGTTGCAATGTGTAACAAAAGAAAAGGATATCTTTTGTTTAAACCGTCGGTAGCAAGAAGATCTCGAACTTGCTCGTTATAAATCTCGATCATTTGAACCGACACAACATATTGAAAGGTGTCTTTCCTTTGTTCCGCGAGAAAAAATAAATCACCTAACGCCCTATAATTAACTCCTTGACTGTTCTCTGTAAGATCTTTTGGTCCAGTCTAGATGAATAACAAGCAAAAGAATTATATTTTAGAAATACCAATCAATTAATCGAGTTACGACTTGATTAATTTTAAGAAATGTCAAAATTCTTACCATCGTATGTGTTTTTCCGGATCCAGTTTGACCATATGCAAAAATACATACATTGTAACCATCAAGAACAGAGCGAATTAGGGGCCTAGTATCCGCAAAGACCTCCGCTATAGAACATGTACGCGTATTACAAATAATCAAGACAtaattacataattacaaatAACACTACTAGAGAACTGCTACTATTCCTACCAAAATttcctacacatttcctacgAACGAAAATGCTGACACTTTTCCCACGAAATTCCGACGAACAAGTAAGGGTCTTAGTTTGTGACAAAAAACCTTGGGAATAGcggcagttttctagtagtgtaatGTAACTTTAGACCAAGAGTAGCTATACAAACCTTGGGTTGCTGAGGGCCCAAATACTTTGTTGAAGTTAAATGATCTACATCCTTTTCCATATTTGACAGGGCTATTTATGGAAATCGTTCCTTCTTCAATGTTATCCACGACACTTTGAAAGTCCGATCTTCCAGGTCTCACCCGACAATAAACTCTAATATTTCCTATCCAAAGAAAACAAACCAAGTCTCTGAAGTTTGTTTCGGTAAGCAAGAAACATCCGAGTGCAGAACATGGGCCTCAGGCCtgttttacatttgtttatattatGTCTATTAGTATTGGGTCAAAACATTGGTTATGTTATGTATTTAGTTTGGGCCGTAGGCCACCAGTTGGGTCGAACAGATTGTATATGTGCAGCCCGATTAGAAGCCGGATATGGGAAAGGAAGTTTGGGCTGATTAGCGAACCGGTGTGTCCCATAACCGAATGGCGGTTATTTCGAATAGTCACATCTCTTCTGAAACGTTGTGACTGTTGGAGACATGCCTCTTGATCCCTATAAAACCGCTACCAAACTTCCCTATCATTCGGTTCTTAATCGGCAGTTATCAAGTGTATTTCAAACGTGTGTTTATCAAGTTTATCATATTCAAGTTTCAGTCAATCTAGTTATATTCATTCGGTTAGTTTACTGTTTCTGCAAGTCATTCTCGTTTCAATTCATTATCATGAATTCGTGTGAGTGTTGTGGTTTGTACGTGAATGATTGTGTTTGTGGTCACAAGTCCATCCGTTCCGattggtcctgggtttccgatgacgatgataccaacattggtatcagagccaaaggtttaaCAGGAACCGGAAGGAATTGTGATCAAGGAGAGAACCGAATCGGAGGAAACAAGGGGAAATCGGTTATGACCGATTTTGGTGATGATGTGTTTGTTCGTAGTGGAGAGTGCGGCCGGGCGGCGGAAGTGGATGAGTACGCGCAGGGGAAGCCAACCATGCGGACCGGGGTATCACCAATGAAAAAGTTTCCAAAGAAGGTATTCAGAGGGGGTTTCACGAAGAAGAACGGGAAGAAACCTAACGCATCAGTGGGTAGGCCAAGAAAACCGGGGGTTCGGTGTTTCAAGTGTAAGAAGTTTGGCCACATCGCGTCAATTTGCCCTAGTAAGTATATTATACTATCACCTTTACCAGTCGAGAATGATTATATTGTAAAGGATACTTGCGGGGGTAAATGGGATTCAATCTGGGTTGTGGATCCCACGTTTAAGACGCACATGACGGGAAATCGTAGTTTGTTCAAGTGTTTTAAAAGACACTTCGGGGTTATAACGAATGAAAGCAAGAAGGATGTTTCATTTGTTCATGGAATTGGTGAAGTAAAGGTGCCGGTGGACGGCAAGGATAGGATAATTCCGTGTGTTAGTTACGCACCAAAACTTGACAGGAATGTTCTAAGTTTGGAACAACTCCTGTTTCAAGGAATCGAGACGGTTACAATGGGTGAGAAGTGCGTATTGAAGAAGATGTTCGGTTGTCGATCAAAGGGTTTTGATATTTACGAAGACAAGTCGGAAACCGACTTGGAACAAGATTATCTTGACGCTTTTTATGATAATCTTGGGGTCGACAATGGGTACaaggaagaaaaagaaaagtttcaAGAATGTTTAGGCGATTACTATGAGCGGgaatttgaaaagtcaaaaaatAAGAAGAAAGTGTATGACGAACGCCCAAGTGCAAGGAAAGTCGTGTACTCGAAAAAGGCAAAGAAAGCTTTAATGATTTATCTCGAAGGCGAGAAGGATAATCCACGACAATCAAGGCAAATGCTTCGGGAACGGGCAATAACCCTCTCTCAACTCGAGGAGGATGTTGTAGAAAGGGGGTTAATCATGGAAAGTTGCATTGAACCAGGGGATCTAATCACTCTACACGAAGAAATCAAGAAGCATCCAAGATTCTTCGACACACCGTTTGAAGAAATCTTAGTTTGGTTCATCACGAACTTTCTTGGAATTGTTTGTGAGAAGGCAATGCCACCGGAGTTAATCGATGGTCGTGATGTTAGCCTCATACTACTACACCGCATCGTGAAGCATAACGGTGGGTTTGATGAGATAATGGCAAAAGACAAATGGGGCGAGATATCGGTGAAGTATGGTTACGACAAGGACGACGCTTATGAAATGAAGGTTGCATACGTTTACTATCTAGAGTTGGCCGAATGGTACTTTGATTACATCAAGAAGGAGCGTGCAAGAGAGAAAGTTGGAATGGCCGAGAGCTCGAGCAATTGCGGATGGATCGAAGATTCAAGTGATGATGACGTGGTGGTGAAGATCGAAGTCACCAACAACCGCAAGGAGTAATCGGGATCGAAGGCTCGGATATTTCTCGCTTAAGGGGGAGAATGAAGTTTGTTTCGGTAAGCAAGAAACATCCGAGTGCAGAACATGGGCCTCGGGCCtgttttacatttgtttatattatGTCTATTAGTATTGGGTCAAAACATTGGTTATGTTATGTATTTAGTTTGGGCCGTAGGCCACCAGTTGGGTCGAACAGATTGTATATGTGCAGCCCGATTAGAAGCCGGATATGGGAAAGGAAGTTTGGGCTGATTAGCGAACCGGTGTGTCCCATAACCGAATGGCGGTTATTTCGAATAGTCACATCTCTTCTGAAACGTTGTGACTGTTGGAGACATGCCTCTTGATCCCTATAAAACCGCTACCAAACTTCCCTATCATTCGGTTCTTAATCGGCAGTTATCAAGTGTATTTCAAACGTGTGTTTATCAAGTTTATCATATTCAAGTTTCAGTCAATCTAGTTATATTCATTCGGTTAGTTTACTGTTTCTGCAAGTCATTCTCGTTTCAATTCATTATCATGAATTCGTGTGAGTGTTGTGGTTTGTACGTGAATGATTGTGTTTGTGGTCACAAGTCCATCCGTTCCGattggtcctgggtttccgatgacgatgataccaacagTCTCTCAGAAACTAGCTTGATGACCTTTAAAAGCAAGTCATATGGATTTTAGTAAAACACCAATGTTACCTTTAAGATCTTGGACCTGATTATATAGCTTTCGGTTTTCCTCAAGAACTCTATGGTACCCGGAAGCAGCAGTGGCTAGACCATGAACATGCAGGCCTAAAACATCATCCATATTAACAAGGTTTTAGAATGAAGATTGAACACATCTTTCGGTTTTTTTCTTAAAGTGTTTAGCTTACCGAGATTCTGAATCTCCTCGTGGAATTTCGCTTGCATGAACTGCATCCCGGCTTTTGTGGTTAGAAGAGTTTGTTTCAGCGCCTGTGAAACAACGGATCAATATCAAGAAGCATTTGATATTTTGCTTTAACATACATCATACCTTGATATCCCTTTCTTGTATATCAAGAAGAATTTGATATTTCCGATGTTTTCTTCCCTTTTCTTCATTGGAGATGGAGTTCTTATGCAAGTTCTCATCTTTCTTTACAAGTGCGCATTTTTTATCGTTCACCTTTATTTCATCAGTAGTGTGTTTCAAGAGAGTACTGTCTCCGGTAGGGGTTTCTTTGGTCTATTGATCAAGAAAAAAAATGCAAGAAAGTATGATTGTAACTTGTAAGGCAACTTGGCAGTTTATG
The Helianthus annuus cultivar XRQ/B chromosome 6, HanXRQr2.0-SUNRISE, whole genome shotgun sequence genome window above contains:
- the LOC118479679 gene encoding kinesin-like protein KIN-14I isoform X2, with translation MMAADGALPFSVASVMETVLQQHDIQPRHLDLDSRRAEEIATRRYEATAWMRTMIGVVEARDLPAQPSEEEFRVALKSGLILCHVINKVDPGSVPKVVEGPCDPSSVPDGAALCIYQCFENVRNFLVAVEQMGLPTFEASDLEQGGKSFRVVNCILALKSYHDWKQTGGNGTWKFGGNLKPIASGKNFVRKNSDPFKNSLSRFISMNEASMNGQLLETENVEMPDSSLNMLLRAVLFDKKPDEIPMLVESVLGKVMEEFENRIANQFESTKETPTGDSTLLKHTTDEIKVNDKKCALVKKDENLHKNSISNEEKGRKHRKYQILLDIQERDIKALKQTLLTTKAGMQFMQAKFHEEIQNLGLHVHGLATAASGYHRVLEENRKLYNQVQDLKGNIRVYCRVRPGRSDFQSVVDNIEEGTISINSPVKYGKGCRSFNFNKVFGPSATQAEVFADTRPLIRSVLDGYNVCIFAYGQTGSGKTHTMTGPKDLTENSQGVNYRALGDLFFLAEQRKDTFQYVVSVQMIEIYNEQVRDLLATDGLNKRLEIRNNSQNGFNVPDATLVQVASMYDVIDLMNLGHRNRAVGATALNDRSSRSHSCLTVHVQGRDLTSGAVVRGCMHLVDLAGSERVDKSEVAGDRLKEAQHINKSLSALGDVISSLAQKNSHVPYRNSKLTQLLQDSLGGQAKTLMFVHISPELNAVGETLSTLKFAERVATVELGAAQVHKDSSDVKDLKEQIASLKAALAKKEGDQEDMQQKVSGSPYGKLSSRSPPNLQRVDSFPEPKSSRKPRADVGNTEVGKKSRSRQKTQSFDLDELLANSPPWPPISSPGEAYLEDDRDACSGDWVDKVMVNKQDAARCWEAENAAISDPFYQKDVPDSSSEQSYTVFENGNGFEMVNTDGVDELDAATSDSSEPDLHWQFNHSKLPTMSRFNNKSNGKATKSPDFRSMIPRLLPSPSRKTTNVGNHHQPTQRGSRQVTAVEMKKKSENRKY
- the LOC118479679 gene encoding kinesin-like protein KIN-14I isoform X1 — its product is MMAADGALPFSVASVMETVLQQHDIQPRHLDLDSRRAEEIATRRYEATAWMRTMIGVVEARDLPAQPSEEEFRVALKSGLILCHVINKVDPGSVPKVVEGPCDPSSVPDGAALCIYQCFENVRNFLVAVEQMGLPTFEASDLEQGGKSFRVVNCILALKSYHDWKQTGGNGTWKFGGNLKPIASGKNFVRKNSDPFKNSLSRFISMNEASMNGQLLETENVEMPDSSLNMLLRAVLFDKKPDEIPMLVESVLGKVMEEFENRIANQFESTKETPTGDSTLLKHTTDEIKVNDKKCALVKKDENLHKNSISNEEKGRKHRKYQILLDIQERDIKALKQTLLTTKAGMQFMQAKFHEEIQNLGLHVHGLATAASGYHRVLEENRKLYNQVQDLKGNIRVYCRVRPGRSDFQSVVDNIEEGTISINSPVKYGKGCRSFNFNKVFGPSATQAEVFADTRPLIRSVLDGYNVCIFAYGQTGSGKTHTMTGPKDLTENSQGVNYRALGDLFFLAEQRKDTFQYVVSVQMIEIYNEQVRDLLATDGLNKRLEIRNNSQNGFNVPDATLVQVASMYDVIDLMNLGHRNRAVGATALNDRSSRSHSCLTVHVQGRDLTSGAVVRGCMHLVDLAGSERVDKSEVAGDRLKEAQHINKSLSALGDVISSLAQKNSHVPYRNSKLTQLLQDSLGGQAKTLMFVHISPELNAVGETLSTLKFAERVATVELGAAQVHKDSSDVKDLKEQIASLKAALAKKEGDQEDMQQKVSGSPYGKLSSRSPPNLQRVDSFPEPKSSRKPRADVGNTEVGKKSRSRQKTQSFDLDELLANSPPWPPISSPGEAYLEDDRDACSGDWVDKVMVNKQDAARCWEAENAAISDPFYQKDVPDSSSEQSYTVFENGNGFEMVNTDGVDELDAATSDSSEPDLHWQFNHSKLPTMSRFNNKSNGKATKSPDFSRSMIPRLLPSPSRKTTNVGNHHQPTQRGSRQVTAVEMKKKSENRKY